From Woronichinia naegeliana WA131, the proteins below share one genomic window:
- a CDS encoding IS4 family transposase, with amino-acid sequence MARQHPRRKGNPDLRRKTNQPGVEIPEITKELFELLEPTMFTPLKYLQGTHEKMMRDRVLNLPVMVALVLSIVYRQIAGISEAVRLLEEEGLLWVASLKVSKQAVSKRMMNVPAEIFAILLKGVLEKAAEKGKKLQVGEKWEKIREKFSAVWIADGSTLEQIRKNMKISKEEKSKLGGKIMMVVEAFTQRPVTLWYTENDKSNDKIWCEELAAKLPENGLILVDMGFFSFVWFDLLTEAKKFFLTRFRAGTSYKTKQVLSQGSHYRDEIIIMGNYRSNPCKHPVRLVSVLWGTIWYQYLTNVLSPEQLSAEEVCDLYRRRWTIEEAFLLTKRLLGLAYLWVGNKNGVQIQIICTLIFYTVLNQLVGEVAIALNQPKEKISVEMVFRSLYYVAKAIARGEKPDTVTYLAERAKLFGLVKAERKRHREKAALNQQIWEPIPLS; translated from the coding sequence ATGGCAAGACAACATCCTCGGAGAAAAGGAAACCCAGACTTACGTCGTAAGACAAATCAGCCAGGGGTAGAAATCCCTGAAATAACAAAAGAGTTGTTTGAATTACTAGAACCCACAATGTTTACACCATTAAAATATTTACAGGGAACTCATGAGAAAATGATGAGAGATAGGGTATTAAATTTACCAGTAATGGTGGCATTAGTGTTAAGTATAGTGTATCGTCAAATAGCGGGTATAAGTGAAGCGGTAAGACTGTTAGAGGAAGAGGGATTGCTATGGGTAGCATCATTAAAAGTAAGCAAACAGGCAGTATCAAAAAGAATGATGAATGTGCCAGCCGAAATATTTGCAATATTACTAAAAGGAGTGTTAGAAAAAGCAGCCGAAAAAGGGAAGAAGCTCCAAGTAGGAGAAAAATGGGAAAAAATAAGAGAAAAGTTTAGTGCAGTGTGGATAGCAGATGGCTCAACGCTAGAGCAGATAAGGAAAAATATGAAAATAAGTAAAGAAGAAAAGAGTAAATTGGGGGGTAAAATAATGATGGTAGTGGAAGCCTTTACCCAAAGACCCGTTACTTTATGGTACACAGAAAATGATAAATCAAATGATAAAATATGGTGTGAAGAATTGGCAGCTAAATTACCAGAAAATGGTTTAATTCTTGTAGATATGGGATTTTTTAGCTTTGTGTGGTTTGATTTGTTAACAGAAGCTAAAAAGTTTTTTCTAACCAGATTTAGAGCGGGTACATCTTACAAAACCAAACAAGTATTGTCTCAAGGTAGTCATTACAGAGATGAGATTATCATTATGGGAAATTACCGTTCTAATCCTTGCAAGCATCCGGTGAGATTAGTCTCAGTATTATGGGGAACAATCTGGTATCAGTATTTAACAAATGTGTTGTCTCCCGAACAACTGTCCGCCGAAGAGGTCTGTGATTTATATCGAAGACGATGGACAATCGAAGAAGCCTTTTTATTAACGAAAAGACTTTTAGGACTAGCCTATTTATGGGTAGGGAATAAGAATGGTGTCCAAATCCAGATTATTTGCACTTTGATTTTCTATACGGTCTTAAATCAATTGGTAGGGGAAGTGGCGATTGCTCTAAATCAACCGAAAGAAAAAATCTCAGTAGAGATGGTGTTTCGGAGTCTATACTATGTAGCGAAGGCTATTGCTAGAGGAGAAAAGCCTGATACAGTAACCTATCTGGCTGAACGTGCTAAGTTATTTGGTTTGGTCAAAGCTGAGAGAAAGCGACATCGAGAAAAGGCCGCTCTCAATCAACAAATTTGGGAACCCATTCCTTTAAGTTGA
- a CDS encoding transglycosylase domain-containing protein, which produces MDLGTKPLQNINGVLQADLVLGEVMDKEGVKKPGSKSPIAQFRWPNFRSLRHLLLFLGLGLLGIRLLPYFFPIHAQDIQLRAQSIEFRDRNGVLLGKLLSHSQDQHTWVKLSSVSTLFTQAILAAEDQDFYHHGPLDLAAIARAIFQAIQTQKIESGASTITMQLARMLGDRPRHLGSKLAEIWVAWRLAAGMNRTEILTAYVNRLPMGGNIYGIEAAAQTYFGISAQSLSLSQATLLAAIPNNPSRFNPYHHLPALKQRQRYILDRLVATGQITASQGDRAYQEPLTLQPRSANIVAAPHFLFWLASQLPKDHPYQIRTTLDLPLQQFVETQLRKVISNLKIHNVHQGAVLVLDNHSGQVLAYAGSKDYFDAEALGGNDGHPCQLKGMGSQIC; this is translated from the coding sequence ATGGATTTGGGAACCAAACCCCTACAAAATATTAACGGTGTTTTACAAGCGGATTTGGTATTAGGAGAGGTAATGGACAAAGAAGGTGTCAAAAAACCAGGGAGCAAATCCCCAATCGCTCAATTTCGATGGCCAAATTTTCGTTCCTTGCGTCATCTCTTACTGTTTTTAGGGTTAGGATTGCTCGGCATTAGACTATTGCCCTACTTTTTCCCGATCCATGCCCAGGATATTCAGCTACGGGCTCAGTCAATCGAATTTCGCGATCGCAATGGGGTATTGCTAGGCAAGCTTTTAAGTCACAGTCAAGATCAACATACCTGGGTGAAATTAAGTTCGGTTTCGACTCTATTTACGCAAGCAATTTTAGCAGCAGAAGACCAGGATTTCTATCACCATGGCCCGCTTGACCTGGCTGCGATCGCTAGGGCGATTTTTCAAGCTATTCAAACCCAGAAGATCGAAAGTGGTGCTTCCACTATTACGATGCAACTGGCACGAATGTTAGGCGATCGGCCCCGTCATCTGGGATCAAAACTAGCCGAGATTTGGGTGGCTTGGCGATTGGCGGCGGGCATGAACCGCACGGAAATTTTAACTGCCTACGTGAACCGTTTACCGATGGGGGGAAATATCTATGGGATCGAAGCGGCGGCTCAAACCTATTTTGGCATTTCTGCCCAGTCCCTTAGTCTGAGTCAAGCGACTCTCTTGGCCGCCATTCCCAATAATCCCTCTCGTTTTAATCCTTACCATCATTTACCCGCCCTCAAACAGCGTCAACGTTATATTCTGGATCGTCTGGTTGCAACGGGCCAAATTACTGCGTCCCAAGGCGATCGCGCCTATCAAGAACCTTTAACCCTACAACCGCGATCGGCCAACATTGTCGCGGCCCCCCATTTCCTCTTTTGGTTGGCTTCCCAATTACCCAAGGATCACCCCTATCAAATCCGAACCACCCTTGATTTACCGCTACAACAATTTGTTGAAACCCAACTGCGGAAAGTGATTAGCAATTTAAAAATTCATAATGTTCATCAGGGTGCAGTTTTAGTCCTCGATAATCACAGTGGCCAAGTATTAGCCTATGCTGGCTCTAAAGATTATTTTGATGCCGAAGCGTTGGGGGGAAATGATGGTCATCCGTGTCAACTTAAAGGAATGGGTTCCCAAATTTGTTGA
- the cbiE gene encoding precorrin-6y C5,15-methyltransferase (decarboxylating) subunit CbiE: MSFPCVTMINVIGIGLDGAAGLTADTLAVVDRATVLVGSDRHLDYFPHHPAERLVLGNMVVVFETMRRRVVQSEKIVVIVSGDPLFFGLGRLLLENFPPEQLTFHPYLSSVQLAFNRLKLTWQDANVVSVHGRSLNLLIPLLQKGVQKLAIFTDQNNHPGAIARFYRNLDLPTHYHLWVCEDLGSAKEKVYSCLPADIDTYTQEDFSPLNLVILVRQEILTGNDLDLKTLPLMGLADANFFSFDDRPGLITKREVRVQALAELALQPNQIVWDIGSGTGSVAIEIARLCPTSQVYGIEKSSMGIVLIERNCQRFSTLNVHPIHGQAPEILSSLPKPDRIFIGGSGGNLIDILMSCQEKLAIGGKLVLALATLENLATCLAWFKKHQWDCSLQHIQISRSVPFANLTRLNPINPVNLITAQRLNNHTIIELPPESMDALNYPDNTDSFE; this comes from the coding sequence TTGAGTTTTCCATGTGTAACTATGATTAATGTGATTGGCATTGGGTTAGATGGAGCGGCTGGTTTAACTGCGGACACTTTGGCCGTGGTTGATCGGGCAACGGTTTTGGTCGGCAGCGATCGCCATTTAGATTACTTTCCTCATCATCCCGCCGAACGACTGGTACTCGGTAACATGGTCGTTGTCTTTGAAACTATGCGAAGACGAGTGGTTCAATCCGAAAAAATTGTTGTTATCGTCAGTGGGGATCCTCTCTTTTTTGGCTTAGGTCGTTTACTGCTGGAAAATTTTCCACCGGAGCAATTAACCTTCCATCCCTATCTCAGTTCTGTCCAGTTAGCCTTTAATCGCTTGAAATTAACCTGGCAAGATGCCAATGTGGTCAGTGTTCATGGTCGCTCCCTGAATTTATTGATCCCCTTATTACAAAAAGGGGTACAAAAATTAGCCATTTTTACCGATCAGAATAATCACCCTGGTGCGATCGCCCGTTTTTATCGAAATTTAGATTTACCTACCCACTATCATCTCTGGGTTTGTGAAGATCTCGGTTCAGCTAAGGAAAAAGTTTATTCTTGTTTACCCGCCGACATTGATACTTACACCCAGGAAGATTTTTCACCGCTTAATTTAGTTATTTTAGTCCGTCAGGAAATTTTAACAGGCAATGACCTTGATCTCAAGACCTTACCCTTGATGGGTTTAGCCGATGCTAACTTTTTCAGTTTTGATGATCGCCCTGGCTTAATCACCAAACGAGAAGTTCGGGTACAGGCCTTGGCTGAATTAGCCCTACAACCGAATCAAATCGTCTGGGATATCGGTTCAGGAACAGGTTCGGTTGCCATTGAAATTGCCCGTCTTTGCCCTACCTCTCAGGTTTACGGCATCGAAAAATCCTCTATGGGGATTGTTTTAATTGAGCGGAACTGTCAACGTTTTAGCACCTTAAATGTTCATCCCATTCATGGGCAAGCTCCAGAGATTTTAAGTAGTTTACCCAAGCCTGATCGCATTTTTATTGGTGGTAGTGGTGGCAATTTGATTGATATCTTAATGAGTTGTCAGGAGAAGTTAGCAATAGGCGGAAAACTGGTTTTGGCCTTAGCCACCCTAGAAAACTTGGCGACTTGTTTGGCTTGGTTTAAAAAACATCAATGGGATTGTAGTTTGCAGCATATTCAGATTTCTCGCTCTGTTCCCTTTGCCAATCTGACGCGACTCAACCCCATTAATCCCGTTAATTTGATTACTGCCCAGCGTCTTAATAATCACACCATCATCGAACTACCCCCAGAGTCAATGGATGCCCTTAATTATCCTGACAATACTGATTCATTTGAGTAA
- a CDS encoding response regulator transcription factor, which yields MKILIVEDEYEIANLIRETLERESFSCDIARDGLTALDRFQAWEPDVIILDLMLPKLDGLEVCNRIRQKAVVKDPYILMLTAKGEEIDRIIGLSTGADDYLVKPFSPRELVARVRALLRRSLRQMEVSSQLHRTQHFQLDLDQHIAQRQLPNQTLETLDLTTLEFNLLSTFMSYPNRVWSRSQLIDKLWGNDFFGDDRVVDTHIRRLRKKIEPDPANPTFIKTVIGIGYKFEDNS from the coding sequence ATGAAAATTCTGATTGTCGAAGATGAATATGAAATTGCTAACTTAATTCGAGAAACCCTAGAACGGGAGTCATTTAGCTGTGATATTGCTAGGGATGGTTTAACCGCTTTAGATCGCTTTCAAGCCTGGGAACCAGATGTGATTATTTTAGATTTAATGTTGCCGAAATTAGACGGACTAGAAGTCTGTAACCGTATTCGTCAGAAAGCTGTGGTTAAAGATCCCTATATTTTGATGTTAACTGCCAAGGGAGAAGAAATTGATCGCATTATTGGTCTCTCTACTGGAGCCGACGATTATTTAGTAAAACCCTTTAGTCCTAGAGAATTAGTGGCTAGGGTAAGAGCCTTACTGAGGCGGAGTTTACGGCAGATGGAAGTGAGTAGTCAACTGCATCGAACCCAACATTTTCAACTGGATTTAGATCAGCATATTGCCCAACGTCAACTCCCCAATCAGACCTTAGAAACGTTAGATTTAACGACCTTAGAATTTAACTTATTGTCAACGTTTATGAGTTATCCCAATCGGGTTTGGAGTCGTAGTCAATTAATTGATAAACTCTGGGGCAATGATTTCTTTGGAGATGATCGGGTCGTGGATACCCATATTCGTCGTCTGCGTAAGAAAATTGAACCCGATCCTGCTAACCCTACTTTTATCAAAACGGTAATTGGGATAGGATACAAATTTGAGGATAATAGTTAA
- a CDS encoding sugar kinase — protein sequence MGQGLFVGLTTLDCLYLTTHFPQSNEKIVAIDQLLTVGGPATNAAITFAHFGHQSSLMSVVGNHSLTTIIHQTLRDYGVQGLDLAPTFSASPAVSSIIITQGTGERAVVSINATKLQANLDDLNFNLIDLLEQIDLVLIDGHQMLISAAIAEQAQKQNIPVVLDGGSWKPGLETVLPYVDYGICSANFYPPTCQNSEQVCRYLQTYKIPHFAITQGAKPIIYHSFGQRGEIPVPTIKAVDTLGAGDIFHGAFCHYLLDNHLDEHSFPKSLSQAVRIAQLSCQYFGPHQWMKDQ from the coding sequence ATGGGTCAGGGATTATTTGTGGGTTTAACGACCTTAGATTGTCTTTATTTAACCACTCATTTTCCCCAGTCTAACGAGAAAATAGTGGCGATAGACCAACTTTTGACGGTGGGAGGGCCAGCCACCAATGCGGCAATTACCTTTGCCCATTTTGGTCATCAATCCTCCTTAATGAGTGTGGTGGGTAATCATTCCTTAACGACTATTATTCATCAGACATTAAGAGATTATGGTGTCCAAGGATTAGATCTGGCTCCTACCTTTTCCGCTTCTCCGGCTGTCTCTTCGATTATTATTACTCAAGGGACAGGAGAAAGGGCTGTTGTTTCTATTAATGCCACTAAATTGCAAGCTAATCTTGACGATCTTAACTTTAACCTTATTGACTTACTTGAACAAATTGATCTGGTTTTAATTGACGGTCATCAAATGCTCATCAGTGCGGCGATCGCTGAACAGGCTCAAAAACAGAACATTCCCGTTGTGCTAGACGGCGGCAGTTGGAAACCAGGCTTGGAAACAGTACTTCCCTACGTTGACTATGGCATTTGTTCTGCCAATTTTTATCCCCCCACTTGTCAAAATTCTGAACAGGTTTGCCGTTATTTACAAACATATAAAATTCCTCATTTTGCCATTACTCAAGGTGCGAAACCGATTATCTATCATAGTTTTGGCCAACGAGGGGAAATCCCAGTCCCGACCATCAAAGCAGTCGATACTTTGGGCGCAGGAGATATTTTTCATGGAGCCTTTTGTCATTATCTTTTAGACAATCATCTAGATGAGCATTCTTTTCCCAAATCTCTCTCCCAAGCTGTTAGAATTGCTCAGTTATCCTGTCAATATTTTGGCCCGCATCAATGGATGAAAGATCAATGA
- a CDS encoding thioredoxin family protein, with amino-acid sequence MVLTPSTMLALGTSAPDFQLREVVSGEELSLATFADKSALLVMFICRHCPFVKHIQEQLAQLGRDYQLTTLGILAISANDAEKYPDDAPESLKAMAEELGFVFPFVYDETQAVAKAYDAACTPDFFLFDGDAKGTLRARRLVYRGQLDDSRPSNSLPVTGQDLRAAIEAVLAGKPIRAEQKPSIGCNIKWKVA; translated from the coding sequence ATGGTATTGACCCCTTCTACGATGTTAGCCTTGGGAACCTCCGCTCCTGACTTTCAGTTGAGGGAGGTGGTTTCTGGAGAAGAGCTTTCTTTAGCCACCTTTGCGGATAAATCAGCTTTATTAGTGATGTTTATCTGTCGGCATTGTCCCTTTGTTAAACATATTCAAGAACAGCTTGCTCAATTAGGGCGAGATTATCAGTTAACTACCCTGGGTATCCTGGCGATTAGTGCTAATGATGCCGAAAAATATCCCGATGATGCGCCGGAAAGCCTCAAGGCCATGGCCGAAGAATTAGGATTTGTTTTTCCCTTCGTCTATGACGAAACGCAAGCAGTTGCTAAAGCCTACGATGCTGCTTGTACCCCCGACTTTTTCCTTTTTGATGGCGATGCCAAGGGCACGCTGCGCGCACGCCGTTTAGTTTATCGGGGACAATTAGATGATAGTCGTCCTAGTAATTCTCTGCCGGTGACAGGTCAGGATCTACGGGCCGCGATCGAAGCAGTTTTAGCCGGAAAACCGATTCGTGCTGAACAAAAACCGAGTATTGGCTGCAATATCAAATGGAAGGTGGCGTAG
- a CDS encoding histidine phosphatase family protein — protein MTLKLYFLRHGETLSSQTGTFCGRVDIDLTEAGYQMAEQFADTYQDLPWAAIFASPLHRTIATAKPISDRLGLKIQRREGLKEIAYGKWENKTPAEVNLEFHDDYVSWLADPGWNAPTGGEKGIDIARRSSEVLEELEQTYDSGNILVVSHKSTIRIMLCSLLGIDIGRYRDRIGMPVASLSIVEMSEHGPLIEVMGDRAHLSPDLRERHGT, from the coding sequence ATGACCTTAAAACTCTATTTTCTTCGGCATGGGGAAACCCTTTCGAGTCAAACGGGAACCTTCTGTGGTCGGGTGGATATTGACCTGACAGAGGCGGGTTATCAAATGGCAGAACAATTTGCTGATACCTATCAAGATCTGCCCTGGGCAGCAATTTTTGCCAGTCCCCTACACCGCACGATAGCTACCGCCAAACCGATCAGCGATCGCCTCGGTCTAAAAATTCAGCGTCGAGAAGGCTTAAAGGAAATTGCCTACGGTAAATGGGAAAATAAAACCCCCGCCGAGGTTAACCTAGAATTCCATGATGATTATGTCAGCTGGTTAGCTGATCCTGGCTGGAATGCTCCCACAGGGGGAGAAAAAGGCATTGACATTGCGCGACGTAGCTCTGAAGTACTAGAAGAGCTTGAACAAACCTACGATAGTGGCAATATTTTAGTGGTATCCCACAAATCGACCATTCGGATTATGCTCTGTTCTCTTTTAGGGATTGATATCGGTCGTTACCGCGATCGCATTGGTATGCCGGTTGCTTCTTTGAGTATTGTAGAAATGTCGGAACATGGCCCCTTAATTGAGGTAATGGGCGATCGCGCTCACTTGAGTCCTGATTTACGGGAGCGTCACGGCACTTAA
- a CDS encoding histidine phosphatase family protein: MGLKLYFLRHGQTAYSKTGGYCGTPENDPGLTPEGIEMAKAFAAFYCHLPWQAIYVSPLQRARQTAQPLCDKLGMTMKLRSGLKEVAYGEWEGLHPTQVYERFHDLYMQWLTDPAWNSPPGGERGIDIARRCSHVLEEIEDNYDLGNVLIVSHKATIRIMLCHLMGIDIGRYRDRFAMPVAAVSIVEMSSRGPLFHAISDRTHLSPYLRSLPST, encoded by the coding sequence ATGGGTTTAAAGCTCTACTTTTTACGACATGGACAAACCGCTTATAGCAAGACGGGCGGCTATTGTGGTACGCCGGAAAACGATCCTGGCTTAACGCCCGAAGGGATTGAAATGGCGAAAGCCTTTGCTGCATTTTATTGTCATTTGCCCTGGCAAGCCATCTATGTCAGCCCTCTGCAACGAGCCAGACAAACGGCCCAACCGCTCTGTGACAAGTTGGGAATGACGATGAAATTGCGTTCAGGCTTAAAGGAGGTGGCCTACGGAGAATGGGAAGGTTTGCATCCCACCCAGGTCTATGAACGCTTTCATGATCTCTATATGCAGTGGTTAACCGATCCGGCTTGGAATTCACCGCCAGGCGGCGAACGGGGCATTGATATTGCGCGACGTTGTTCCCATGTTCTAGAGGAAATTGAGGATAACTATGATCTCGGTAATGTACTTATTGTTTCCCACAAAGCCACCATTCGCATTATGCTCTGTCATCTGATGGGCATTGATATTGGCCGTTACCGCGATCGCTTTGCCATGCCCGTTGCCGCCGTCAGCATTGTTGAAATGTCCTCACGGGGGCCACTCTTTCATGCCATCAGCGATCGCACTCATTTGAGTCCCTATCTTCGCAGTTTACCCTCCACCTAA
- a CDS encoding 1-acyl-sn-glycerol-3-phosphate acyltransferase, producing the protein MTIAPRDREPLASLLLYRGLKWSVIYPLMLGYLKGKVYGLEHIPAKGSAIIVSNHASYFDPPLLASGMGRPVAFMAKEELFQVPLLSSIIRLYGAYPVKRGSGDRGAIRAALTALEEGWLVGVFLEGTRTPDARIYSPKLGAAMIAAKAQVPLIPVSLWGTEQILPSGSAFPRPVPITVRIGEPIAPPQMVKKESLEAVTHTCQTVIHDLHDLGR; encoded by the coding sequence ATGACGATCGCTCCTCGTGACCGAGAACCCCTAGCCAGTTTGTTGCTCTACCGTGGTCTTAAATGGTCGGTAATTTATCCCCTTATGTTGGGCTATCTCAAGGGAAAAGTTTATGGTTTGGAGCATATTCCGGCCAAGGGGTCTGCGATCATTGTTAGTAATCATGCTAGTTATTTTGATCCGCCTCTATTAGCCAGTGGGATGGGCCGTCCGGTGGCTTTTATGGCTAAAGAAGAACTGTTCCAGGTGCCTCTCCTAAGCTCAATCATTCGTCTCTATGGTGCTTATCCGGTTAAACGGGGTTCCGGCGATCGCGGTGCTATTCGGGCTGCCTTAACGGCCCTGGAGGAAGGGTGGTTGGTGGGGGTTTTTCTGGAAGGAACTCGTACTCCTGATGCTCGCATTTATAGCCCTAAACTAGGAGCAGCGATGATTGCCGCTAAAGCCCAAGTTCCTTTAATTCCGGTTAGCTTGTGGGGGACGGAACAGATTTTGCCATCGGGTTCGGCTTTCCCCCGGCCTGTTCCTATTACAGTTCGCATTGGTGAACCCATTGCTCCGCCGCAAATGGTGAAAAAGGAAAGTTTAGAAGCCGTCACTCATACCTGCCAAACCGTCATTCATGACCTACATGATTTGGGACGTTAA
- a CDS encoding DUF3747 domain-containing protein, which yields MAKAGQFGETALDQTQVIAIARPYGEGKYDLLVIEQIPKKKQCWSESGSNPVMVTPLLLNFDFTGHCRRSTDSNGYSVRIDGTDYGLDYLLRVVPRGSELMLVGTPRNPKLPELIIGETQGLNAGFMKIILNPGWQFTKRTYNGKPLGHFYFSGSQANITITPSNSSSSSPPALSSPSSLSSPPSSSVEPVVPVPDQPINPIVPPVTPPPTPSSSLPAPTLNQPNTSLPPKKGIPSVDKFRQPY from the coding sequence ATGGCGAAGGCGGGCCAGTTTGGTGAAACGGCATTGGATCAAACTCAGGTGATTGCGATCGCCCGACCCTACGGTGAAGGAAAATATGACTTGTTGGTGATTGAGCAAATCCCCAAGAAAAAGCAATGCTGGAGCGAAAGTGGTTCTAATCCGGTCATGGTTACGCCTTTGCTCTTGAATTTTGACTTTACAGGTCATTGTCGTCGTTCCACTGATAGTAACGGTTACTCGGTACGAATTGACGGTACGGATTATGGATTGGACTATTTGCTGCGGGTTGTGCCTCGTGGTAGCGAATTAATGTTAGTGGGCACGCCCCGTAATCCTAAGTTACCAGAGTTAATCATTGGTGAAACGCAAGGGCTGAATGCGGGTTTTATGAAAATTATCTTGAATCCTGGCTGGCAATTTACGAAGCGAACCTACAACGGTAAACCCCTGGGTCATTTCTACTTTAGTGGTAGCCAGGCTAATATAACAATCACGCCTTCTAACTCATCCTCCTCATCCCCCCCAGCCCTCTCATCCCCTTCATCCCTCTCATCCCCACCTAGCTCAAGTGTGGAACCCGTTGTTCCTGTTCCTGATCAGCCTATTAATCCGATTGTGCCGCCCGTAACCCCACCGCCAACCCCTAGCAGTAGTTTACCTGCACCCACGTTGAATCAACCCAATACCTCACTGCCGCCCAAAAAAGGGATTCCCAGTGTGGATAAGTTTCGTCAACCCTACTAA
- a CDS encoding 16S rRNA (uracil(1498)-N(3))-methyltransferase gives MAFYRIVITPPHPQQQWIALSQEQSHYLQRVLRLKNGDRFVAMDGQGKAWLAELQAEKAHLLDFLPESTELNIAVTLLVALPKGNGFEEIIRPCTELGVSTLMPVISDRTLLKPSPNKGERWQKIAREAAEQSERQWVPDILEPCSFKEALINLKDWGSEAYICVTRRESPLLWSCLETQRPNRLLIATGPEGGWTDTEIEQAIAVGFKPVSLGKRILRAITAPTVVMSLVANFAELR, from the coding sequence ATGGCTTTCTATCGGATCGTAATTACACCACCACATCCTCAACAGCAGTGGATTGCTTTAAGCCAGGAACAATCTCATTATTTGCAACGGGTTCTGCGCCTTAAAAATGGCGATCGCTTTGTGGCGATGGATGGTCAAGGAAAAGCTTGGTTAGCCGAATTACAAGCCGAAAAAGCCCATTTATTAGATTTTTTGCCGGAATCAACGGAATTAAATATTGCTGTCACCTTACTAGTGGCTCTGCCCAAAGGCAATGGTTTTGAAGAGATTATTCGGCCCTGTACAGAATTGGGGGTTAGCACTTTGATGCCTGTGATCAGCGATCGCACTTTGCTAAAACCCAGTCCCAATAAGGGAGAACGTTGGCAGAAAATTGCAAGAGAAGCGGCAGAACAAAGTGAAAGACAATGGGTTCCAGACATTCTAGAACCTTGTTCTTTTAAAGAAGCATTAATAAATCTTAAGGATTGGGGTTCAGAAGCCTATATCTGTGTTACTCGTAGAGAAAGTCCGCTACTTTGGTCTTGTTTAGAAACTCAACGCCCTAACCGTTTGCTAATTGCGACAGGCCCCGAAGGCGGTTGGACAGATACCGAAATTGAACAGGCGATCGCCGTTGGTTTTAAACCGGTTTCTCTAGGAAAACGCATTTTGAGAGCCATCACGGCCCCAACGGTTGTCATGAGTTTAGTAGCAAATTTTGCAGAATTGCGATAG
- a CDS encoding DNA adenine methylase: protein MSSQCSSLCQPFTNLIAKPVLKWAGGKGQLLRQIIQALPPEIYHGKIHRYVEPFVGGGAVFFWVAQNCNISEFYLSDVNRELILLYRTIQNDIYSLIEALKKIETEYFSLLIEQRKNYFLEKRFYYNKQQHWINYEEFNLNWIERSASIVFLNRTCFNGLFRVNQKGEFNVPFGDYKNPRICHEENLLAVSQLLQKATIKHQDFTAYQNKIDSQSFVYFDPPYRPLSKTANFKAYARFNFNDQEQERLAKFYRQLNQQGAKLMLSNSDPHNIDPQDNFFEKLYEDFSINKIQANRMINSKANRRGAISELLITNY, encoded by the coding sequence ATGTCTTCTCAATGCTCTAGTTTGTGCCAACCTTTCACCAATTTAATAGCTAAACCTGTTTTAAAATGGGCAGGAGGAAAAGGTCAATTACTAAGGCAAATCATTCAGGCATTACCACCAGAAATTTATCACGGCAAAATTCACCGTTATGTAGAACCATTTGTGGGAGGTGGTGCTGTTTTCTTTTGGGTTGCCCAGAATTGTAATATCTCAGAATTCTATTTATCAGATGTTAATCGAGAGTTGATTCTACTCTATCGAACCATTCAAAATGATATTTATTCATTAATTGAAGCATTAAAGAAAATAGAAACAGAATATTTCTCTTTATTAATTGAACAGCGAAAAAATTATTTTCTAGAAAAACGATTTTACTATAATAAACAACAGCATTGGATTAACTATGAAGAGTTTAATCTCAATTGGATTGAGCGTTCTGCTTCCATTGTCTTTCTGAATCGCACCTGTTTTAATGGACTTTTTCGGGTAAACCAAAAAGGAGAATTTAATGTGCCATTTGGGGACTATAAAAATCCAAGGATCTGTCACGAAGAAAATCTTTTAGCCGTTTCGCAGCTACTTCAAAAAGCCACTATTAAACACCAGGATTTTACTGCCTATCAGAATAAAATTGATTCTCAAAGTTTTGTCTATTTTGATCCTCCCTATCGCCCTCTCAGCAAAACGGCTAATTTTAAAGCCTATGCTCGTTTTAATTTTAATGACCAAGAACAGGAACGATTGGCAAAATTCTACCGTCAACTCAATCAGCAAGGGGCAAAGTTAATGCTCAGTAATTCTGATCCTCATAACATTGATCCGCAGGATAATTTTTTTGAAAAACTTTATGAAGATTTTAGCATTAATAAAATTCAGGCTAATCGTATGATTAATTCTAAGGCAAATCGGCGAGGAGCTATTTCAGAGTTATTGATTACCAATTATTAA